In Nakamurella flava, a single genomic region encodes these proteins:
- a CDS encoding manganese catalase family protein, with amino-acid sequence MYLHTELLINEIANDEPDPAAANALQEGLGGQFGEMRTMMQYLFQSMNFRGDAAAKPYKDLLQGVGTEEISHVELIGTTIARLLDGAPGYSGKKTDPVDAPGAKGATPLTIAKDTGNIHHFLVGAQGALPVDAAGNPWSGSYVYNSGNLVLDLLYNLMLESTGRLQKCRIYEMTDNKAARSTIAYLIVRDQAHENAFAKALESLGVNWGKVLPIPKTNAEAFPEVKKLVDQGLQSIQYTFSADNKSEADKLYRGASPSNDGTELTTEFMPSGGEPITIAPERREEFSPGLDPELLALIQATAEEEIRQSDRPAGS; translated from the coding sequence ATGTACCTGCACACCGAGCTGTTGATCAACGAAATCGCCAACGACGAGCCGGATCCCGCCGCGGCCAATGCGCTGCAGGAGGGCCTGGGCGGTCAGTTCGGCGAGATGCGCACGATGATGCAGTACCTGTTCCAGAGTATGAACTTCCGTGGTGACGCCGCCGCCAAGCCCTACAAGGACTTGCTGCAGGGCGTGGGCACCGAGGAGATCAGCCACGTCGAGCTGATCGGCACCACCATCGCCCGGCTGCTCGACGGCGCCCCCGGGTACAGCGGCAAGAAGACCGACCCGGTCGACGCCCCCGGCGCCAAGGGGGCGACGCCGCTGACCATCGCCAAGGACACCGGCAACATCCACCACTTCCTCGTCGGCGCGCAGGGCGCCCTGCCGGTCGATGCGGCCGGCAATCCCTGGTCGGGGTCCTACGTCTACAACAGCGGCAACCTGGTGCTGGACCTGCTCTACAACCTGATGCTGGAGTCGACCGGCCGGCTGCAGAAGTGCCGGATCTACGAGATGACCGACAACAAGGCGGCCCGGTCGACGATTGCCTACCTGATCGTCCGGGACCAGGCCCACGAGAACGCCTTCGCCAAGGCGCTGGAGAGCCTGGGCGTCAACTGGGGCAAGGTGCTGCCGATCCCCAAGACCAACGCCGAGGCTTTCCCCGAGGTCAAGAAGCTCGTGGACCAGGGCCTGCAGAGCATCCAGTACACGTTCAGCGCCGACAACAAGTCCGAGGCCGACAAGCTCTACCGGGGCGCCTCACCGTCCAACGACGGCACCGAGCTGACCACCGAGTTCATGCCCTCCGGTGGCGAGCCCATCACCATCGCCCCGGAACGCCGCGAGGAGTTCTCGCCCGGCCTCGACCCGGAGCTGCTGGCACTCATCCAGGCCACCGCCGAGGAGGAGATCCGGCAGTCCGATCGGCCCGCCGGCAGCTGA